A region of Nakaseomyces glabratus chromosome M, complete sequence DNA encodes the following proteins:
- the IAT4 gene encoding Iat4p (CAGL0M01562g~Ortholog(s) have cytoplasm, nucleus localization) has product MSEVKLNITRDVVRASETLYKAFDDSHAFDYITKKFFNLPVDEYVSKDRINAITHYYVACYHDSNGEVVEANDYDAVAVFSLPNQHLPKSLTNDPHFNQVFFHDLKSRLAEVIPEDIHYYYLFMIGKDLTRKDTKGSVRKIFEEYKKRADAENCAIVLEAIAEHARSVYEYFGFKNYKTFHYGVGEVNEQGQPDPNGKGFTGYLMIYHKDGDKVLRE; this is encoded by the coding sequence ATGTCCGAAGTCAAGTTAAATATTACCAGAGACGTGGTCAGAGCTAGTGAGACTCTGTACAAGGCATTTGATGATTCGCATGCCTTCGATTACATCACCAAAaagttcttcaacttgCCGGTGGATGAGTATGTCTCCAAGGACAGAATCAACGCAATTACACATTACTATGTAGCCTGCTACCACGACAGTAACGGTGAAGTGGTAGAGGCTAACGATTACGACGCGGTGGCAGTCTTCTCCTTGCCAAACCAGCACCTGCCAAAATCCTTGACAAACGACCCACATTTCAACCAGGTGTTTTTCCATGATTTGAAGAGCAGACTAGCAGAGGTGATCCCTGAGGACATCCACTACTACTACTTGTTCATGATCGGTAAGGACCTAACCCGTAAGGACACTAAGGGTTCCGTTAGAAAGATCTTTGAAGAGTACAAGAAGAGGGCTGACGCCGAGAACTGTGCCATTGTCCTGGAGGCCATCGCTGAGCACGCCAGATCAGTCTACGAGTACTTCGGTTTCAAGAACTACAAGACCTTCCATTACGGTGTGGGCGAAGTCAACGAGCAAGGCCAGCCTGATCCAAATGGGAAAGGTTTCACCGGCTACCTCATGATCTACCACAAGGACGGGGACAAAGTTTTGAGAGAATAA
- the UBA2 gene encoding E1 ubiquitin-activating protein UBA2 (CAGL0M01606g~Ortholog(s) have SUMO activating enzyme activity, role in protein sumoylation and SUMO activating enzyme complex localization), whose amino-acid sequence MAVRESNLVKILGDEGYQKLRSTKCLLVGAGGIGSELLKDLVLMEVGEIHVVDLDTIDLSNLNRQFLFRQKDIKKPKSAIAVNAVQSFSNSKLVPYQDNIMDTNVFPLHWFQQFDIIFNALDNLAARRYVNKMTQFLSIPLLESGTSGFDGYIQPIIPGKTECFDCTKKETPKTFPVCTIRSTPSLPVHCIVWAKNFLFGQLFSSSANDIANEQMNEQDWGTDDVEEINRIKNETNELKELQNIIISGDKSRIRDIISKLFIQDIEKLLLIENLWKTRAKPVALTPKQLQESEQLGDVNHLNLNEIWDLETQIAKFTQITSKLMDRYNTESAIDFDKDDQDTLEFVATAANIRAHIFHIPVKSVFDIKQIAGNIIPAIATTNAIIAGLSSLMSLRVLNLLKYAKVDKPTDINMAFTAKASNLAQNRYLSNPKLVSPNKKCAVCSKVIRGVFKVTKNQMEKHSFMDFINALTSTSKLSDDISILDATTQRLLYDYDFEDLAEKKLVDLSLKNGSVLLITDEEEEAGLTKQIMEYYIEISDESEDKIEQLSLPQIIPQFSIPSETADENGGGDMLQNDSLMTSNDQTTPIVVSESDAVENGNNKRPLTEELEYQSIKSRKLNPIEDDDELVILD is encoded by the coding sequence ATGGCAGTGAGAGAATCAAACTTGGTTAAAATCCTGGGTGATGAAGGATACCAGAAGCTTAGGTCTACGAAATGCTTGTTAGTAGGTGCCGGTGGTATTGGATCAGAACTACTGAAGGATTTGGTTTTGATGGAGGTTGGTGAAATACATGTTGTCGACCTGGATACAATAGATTTATCAAACCTGAATAGGCAGTTTCTGTTCAGACAGAAAGATATAAAGAAGCCCAAATCGGCCATTGCAGTTAATGCAGTCCAATCATTTAGCAACTCTAAGCTGGTACCATACCAGGACAATATCATGGACACAAATGTATTCCCACTTCATTGGTTCCAACAATTTGACATTATTTTCAATGCGCTCGATAACTTAGCAGCTAGAAGGTACGTTAATAAGATGACGCAATTCCTATCTATACCTTTGCTGGAGTCCGGTACTTCAGGCTTTGATGGCTACATACAACCTATTATCCCAGGAAAGACTGAGTGTTTTGATTGTACGAAGAAGGAAACACCAAAGACATTCCCTGTGTGTACTATCAGATCAACACCATCCCTACCAGTTCATTGTATTGTATGGGCAAAGAACTTCTTGTTCGGTCAATTATTCTCTTCTTCGGCAAATGATATAGCAAACGAGCAGATGAATGAACAAGATTGGGGTACAGATGATGTCGAAGAAATCAACCGTATCAAGAATGAAACTAATGAATTGAAAGAgctacaaaatataatcatTTCAGGTGACAAGTCTAGAATACGGGATATAATCAGCAAGCTGTTTATACAAGACATCGAGAAGTTACTTCTAATTGAGAACCTATGGAAAACGAGAGCTAAGCCAGTTGCTCTTACCCCAAAGCAACTGCAGGAGTCAGAGCAGCTAGGAGATGTGAATCACTTGAACTTGAATGAAATCTGGGACCTGGAGACTCAAATTGCAAAATTCACCCAAATTACATCTAAACTTATGGATAGGTATAACACAGAAAGTGCTATAGATTTTGATAAAGACGATCAAGATACATTGGAATTTGTTGCCACTGCAGCTAATATTCGTGCCCATATTTTCCATATTCCCGTTAAGTCTGTGTTTGATATAAAACAGATTGCAGGTAATATCATTCCTGCTATTGCTACTACGAATGCAATAATCGCAGGTCTGTCATCTCTAATGTCATTGAGAGTTTTGAATCTCCTAAAATATGCCAAAGTTGATAAGCCAACTGATATCAATATGGCATTCACAGCAAAGGCCAGTAATTTAGCTCAAAACAGATACTTGTCTAATCCTAAATTGGTATCtccaaacaaaaaatgtGCAGTTTGCTCTAAAGTCATTCGTGGAGTTTTCAAAGTAACTAAAAATCAAATGGAAAAGCATTCTTTTATGGACTTTATAAATGCACTTACTTCAACCTCAAAACTATCTGATGacatttcaattttagaTGCCACTACTCAGAGACTGTTGTATGAttatgattttgaagaCCTCGCAGAAAAGAAGCTTGTTGatctttctttgaaaaatggTTCAGTGCTATTAATTACagatgaggaagaagaagctggtCTAACTAAACAAATCATGGAATACTACATTGAAATATCTGATGAATCCGAAGATAAAATAGAGCAACTGTCACTTCCTCAAATCATACCACAATTCAGCATTCCTTCCGAAACTGCCGATGAAAATGGAGGTGGTGATATGTTGCAGAATGACTCACTAATGACAAGTAATGATCAAACTACACCTATAGTAGTTTCAGAATCCGATGCTGTAGAAAATGGTAACAATAAACGTCCATTGACAGAAGAACTAGAATACCAGAGTATTAAAAGTAGGAAGTTAAATCCAAtcgaagatgatgatgagttAGTTATATTGGATTAG
- the SAC7 gene encoding GTPase-activating protein SAC7 (CAGL0M01628g~Ortholog(s) have GTPase activator activity) produces MPNKHSISPSRHMPFWKNFVNNPKSVSSENLSTPSRPVYQRGHSYNHTAPKTGSPIKNEVGAAERQDFRDYRDQFLSGRNGFSGRVFGVSLEESLSVASAEVIVQSELVSFGRIPIVVAKCGAYLKSNGLSTSGVFRIAGNSKRIKELQYIFSTPPDYGAKFSNWEPYTVHDVASLLRRYLNNLEEPLIPLALYEKFRAPLMNRPRILKYMLNNEVSHPNANKENTLTMKLTESTKQDTDDRANDGDNENEDEQHITEEEAKRKQLRRKKKLSRCIRAAIKEYEELFTDLLSDSKQLTIYLLDLLSLFARQSQLNLMSGSNLAAIFQPSILSHPQHDLDPKEYELSRLVVEFLIEYTYKLLPHLLKSTKDDQQKKISESVHQKSTTESTTNRDKTSSPLPNIQIQTETTTIKGTPDNSKTTSTATSQQNNIHSKPEAKSPALQVPKYQRPHSRSIGSAPMVPDVIASNKRRSRLFPWLHKPGILSDTGDTATDGEGDDLLNDDENVDPHLSSPVHSSNHRQHLLSIPKVQRSVSGRSITSNSSGRPLSLILNRSEDNLPKNGSSSTEKFERPRSPIAYSQESIESKAKKRESWFARLTSRN; encoded by the coding sequence ATGCCTAACAAGCACTCGATATCGCCATCGCGACACATGCCGTTCTGGAAGAATTTTGTCAATAATCCCAAGAGTGTCTCTTCTGAGAACCTGTCGACGCCATCGCGGCCGGTGTACCAGCGGGGCCACTCCTACAACCACACTGCGCCGAAGACCGGCTCCCCGATCAAGAACGAGGTTGGCGCTGCGGAGCGCCAGGACTTCAGGGACTACCGGGACCAGTTCCTGTCTGGACGCAACGGGTTCTCCGGGCGGGTGTTTGGTGTCTCGCTTGAGGAGTCTCTGTCTGTGGCCAGCGCTGAGGTGATTGTGCAGAGCGAGCTGGTCAGCTTCGGGAGGATACCCATTGTTGTGGCGAAGTGCGGTGCGTACCTGAAGTCGAACGGGCTGAGTACCTCAGGTGTGTTTAGAATCGCGGGCAACAGCAAGCGTATAAAAGAGCTGCAATACATCTTTTCCACCCCGCCGGACTACGGTGCCAAGTTCAGCAACTGGGAGCCCTACACGGTGCACGACGTGGCATCACTGCTGAGACGCTACTTGAACAACCTCGAGGAACCACTGATACCGCTCGCTCTGTATGAAAAATTCAGAGCTCCGCTGATGAACAGGCCCCGCATATTGAAGTACATGCTCAACAATGAGGTCAGCCACCCTAACGCCAACAAGGAGAACACCCTAACCATGAAGCTCACGGAATCCACAAAACAAGACACAGACGATAGGGCCAACGACGGCGATAACGAGAACGAGGACGAGCAACACATCACCGAAGAAGAGGCCAAGCGGAAGCAACTGCggagaaagaagaaactgTCTAGGTGTATCAGGGCCGCGATCAAGGAGTACGAAGAGCTGTTCACTGATTTATTGAGTGATAGCAAACAACTGACCATATACCTTCTGGATCTGCTGAGTCTGTTTGCCAGACAATCCCAACTGAATCTGATGTCAGGCTCCAATTTGGCCGCCATTTTTCAGCCATCGATTTTGTCGCACCCACAACACGACCTAGACCCCAAAGAATACGAACTATCCCGACTTGTGGTCGAGTTTCTGATAGAATATACATACAAACTACTTCCACACCTGCTGAAGAGCACTAAAGATGAccaacagaaaaaaataagtgaAAGTGTCCATCAAAAGAGCACAACGGAATCCACCACTAACAGAGATAAGACCAGTTCACCGTTGCCTAATATACAGATACAAACCGAGACTACCACAATAAAGGGCACACCCGATAATAGCAAGACGACTTCTACAGCAACTTCACAGCAAAATAACATACATTCTAAACCCGAGGCGAAGAGCCCAGCTCTACAGGTACCAAAATATCAACGACCACACTCGAGATCCATCGGCTCTGCACCAATGGTCCCTGATGTTATTGCTAGTAACAAAAGGCGTTCTAGATTATTTCCTTGGCTACACAAACCGGGCATTCTAAGTGATACGGGTGATACAGCTACGGATGGCGAAGGTGACGACCTTttgaatgatgatgaaaatgtaGATCCCCATCTATCATCTCCAGTACACTCATCAAATCATAGACAACACCTCCTTTCAATTCCAAAAGTTCAAAGATCAGTTAGTGGTAGAAGTATCACATCAAATTCATCTGGTAGACCATTATCACTTATATTAAACCGCTCTGAAGATAACCTGCCGAAAAATGGTAGCTCCTCTACAGAGAAGTTTGAAAGACCTCGTTCCCCAATTGCATATTCCCAAGAGTCTATAGAGAGCAAAGCTAAGAAGAGAGAGTCATGGTTTGCAAGATTAACCAGCCGTAATTGA
- the RVS167 gene encoding amphiphysin (CAGL0M01650g~Ortholog(s) have calmodulin binding, cytoskeletal protein binding, lipid binding activity), with product MSFKGFTKVVTRAPQSFRQKFKMGEQTEDPVYEDAERRFKELEQETKKLSEESKRYSSAVNGMLNHQIGFAKAMEEIFLPISGKMSDPNATIPEDNPEGIEASEQYRALVAELQQTLKPDLALVEEKVVKPCQELLKIITYIRKMATKRNHKKLDLDRHLNTYTKYEKKSEKPDAKPKVEEKMYKAQVDMETAQQEYDYYNDMLKEQLPILFSLEAQFVQPLFVSFYYMQLNIFYTLYNKFQDMKIPYFDLNSDIIEAFIAKRGNIEEQTDSLTITHFKIGYSKTKLEMTRRRYGKDTDSASPTPGAYGAVGSTTPGYGQMQSPNATGYGGMQSPPATGYGVQQPAMGPGAVGAVGAVGAVGAGAVGAGAMGYQQQAAPPAYTAMGAGAAVPQPPQQPMAAPAPAGAPVETVTALYDYQAQAAGDLSFPAGAVIEVVQRTPDVNEWWTGRYNGQQGVFPGNYVQLN from the coding sequence ATGAGTTTTAAAGGATTTACAAAAGTGGTGACGAGGGCTCCGCAGTCCTTCCGCCAGAAGTTTAAGATGGGTGAGCAGACGGAGGACCCTGTGTATGAGGATGCCGAACGTCGTTTCAAGGAGTTGGAGCAGGAGACCAAGAAGCTGAGTGAGGAGTCCAAGCGTTACTCTTCCGCAGTGAATGGTATGCTGAACCACCAGATTGGGTTTGCCAAGGCGATGGAGGAGATCTTCTTGCCCATCAGTGGTAAGATGAGTGACCCCAATGCCACTATCCCCGAGGACAATCCAGAAGGTATAGAGGCCAGTGAACAGTACAGGGCTCTTGTTGCCGAGTTGCAACAGACTTTGAAGCCGGATTTAGCGCTGGTGGAGGAGAAAGTCGTGAAGCCCTGCCAGGAACTGTTGAAGATCATCACTTACATTAGAAAGATGGCCACCAAGCGTAACCATAAGAAGCTGGATCTGGACAGGCACTTGAATACCTACACCAAGTACGAGAAGAAATCTGAGAAGCCGGATGCCAAGCCTAAAGTGGAAGAAAAGATGTACAAAGCTCAAGTTGACATGGAGACAGCCCAACAAGAGTACGACTACTATAATGACATGTTGAAGGAACAACTGCCTATTCTGTTCAGTCTCGAGGCACAGTTTGTGCAACCATTATTTGTGTCTTTCTACTACATGCAATTGAACATTTTCTACACACTATACAACAAATTCCAGGACATGAAGATTCCTTACTTCGATTTGAACAGTGACATCATAGAGGCCTTCATCGCCAAGAGAGGCAACATCGAGGAACAAACGGACTCCTTGACCATCACCCACTTTAAGATCGGCTACTCCAAGACCAAACTGGAGATGACCAGAAGACGCTACGGTAAGGACACCGACAGCGCCTCACCCACGCCAGGCGCATATGGTGCTGTCGGAAGCACCACACCAGGATACGGTCAAATGCAGTCCCCCAACGCCACTGGTTACGGTGGCATGCAGTCTCCACCAGCTACCGGGTACGGAGTACAGCAACCAGCCATGGGTCCAGGCGCTGTTGGGGCTGTCGGGGCTGTCGGGGCTGTCGGAGCAGGTGCCGTTGGCGCCGGTGCGATGGGATACCAGCAACAAGCTGCACCACCAGCATACACTGCGATGGGCGCCGGTGCAGCCGTCCCACAACCCCCACAGCAGCCCATGGCTGCTCCAGCACCTGCTGGTGCACCTGTAGAAACGGTCACTGCGCTGTATGACTACCAGGCACAGGCCGCAGGAGACCTAAGCTTCCCTGCAGGCGCAGTGATAGAAGTGGTGCAGCGTACTCCAGACGTGAACGAGTGGTGGACAGGCAGGTACAACGGCCAGCAAGGTGTCTTCCCTGGCAACTACGTCCAGCTCAACTAG